From the Lepidochelys kempii isolate rLepKem1 chromosome 2, rLepKem1.hap2, whole genome shotgun sequence genome, one window contains:
- the CCT5 gene encoding T-complex protein 1 subunit epsilon, with protein sequence MSAMGTLAFDEYGRPFLILKDQDRKSRLMGLEALKSHIMAAKAVANTLRTSLGPNGLDKMMVDKDGEVTVTNDGATILSMMDVDHQIAKLMVELSKSQDDEIGDGTTGVVVLAGALLEQAEQLLDRGIHPMRIADGYEQAARVAIENLDKISDSFPVDPQNSEPLIQTAKTTLGSKVINRCNRQMAEIAVNAVLTVADMERKDVDFELIKVQGKVGGRLEDTQLVKGVIVDKDFSHPQMPKEVKDAKIAILTCPFEPPKPKTKHKLDVTSVEDYKALQKYEKEKFEEMIKQIKDTGANLAICQWGFDDEANHLLLQNELPAVRWVGGPEIELIAIATGGRIVPRFCELTSEKLGFAGIVREISFGTTKDKMLVIEQCQNSRAVTIFIRGGNKMIIEEAKRSLHDALCVIRNLVRDNRIVYGGGAAEISCALAVSETADKCPSLEQYAMRAFADALEVIPIALSENSGMNPIQTMTEVRARQVKENNPALGIDCLRKGTNDMKKQHVIETLIGKKQQIALATQMVRMILKIDDIRRPGESEE encoded by the exons ATGTCGGCGATGGGGACTCTCGCGTTCGATGAGTACGGGCGGCCCTTCCTGATCCTCAAGGACCAGGATCGCAAGAGCCGCCTCATGGGGCTGGAGGCACTCAAG TCTCATATAATGGCAGCAAAGGCTGTGGCAAATACACTGAGAACATCACTGGGGCCCAATG GTCTTGATAAAATGATGGTGGACAAGGATGGTGAGGTGACTGTCACGAATGATGGGGCCACCATTCTAAGTATGATGGATGTGGATCATCAAATAGCTAAACTTATGGTAGAGTTGTCTAAATCGCAGGATGATGAGATTGGGGATGGAACTACAGGGGTTGTTG ttCTGGCTGGTGCATTATTAGAACAGGCTGAGCAGTTGTTAGATCGCGGTATTCACCCTATGCGAATAGCAGATGGTTATGAACAGGCTGCACGCGTTGCCATTGAGAATCTAGACAAAATCAGTGACAGCTTTCCAGTTGATCCACAGAACAGCGAACCTCTTATCCAGACTGCAAAGACAACTCTAGGTTCTAAAGT AATTAATCGTTGCAACAGACAAATGGCAGAAATCGCTGTCAATGCTGTACTGACGGTGGCTGATATGGAACGCAAAGATGTTGATTTTGAGCTAATCAAAGTACAAGGCAAAGTGGGAGGGAGACTGGAAGATACCCAGTTGGTCAAAGGAGTGATTGTGGATAAAGATTTCAGCCATCCACAGATGCCTAAA GAAGTTAAAGATGCTAAAATTGCAATTCTCACTTGTCCATTTGAGCCACCTAAGCCTAAAACCAAGCACAAGCTTGATGTAACATCCGTGGAAGATTACAAGGCACTGCAGAAATATGAAAAGGAGAAATTTGAAGAGATGATAAAACAG ATTAAAGACACTGGTGCAAACCTAGCTATTTGCCAGTGGGGGTTTGATGATGAGGCAAATCACTTACTGCTTCAGAATGAGCTACCTGCTGTTCGTTGGGTTGGCGGACCTGAAATAGAA TTGATTGCCATTGCAACTGGAGGGCGCATCGTTCCTCGTTTCTGCGAACTCACATCTGAGAAACTAGGCTTTGCTGGCATTGTCAGGGAGATCTCATTTGGAACAACAAAGGATAAAATGCTTGTCATTGAGCAATGTCAGAATTCCAGAGCTGTGACCATCTTCATTAGAGGAGGAAATAAGATG ATAATCGAAGAAGCAAAACGATCTCTTCATGATGCCTTGTGTGTAATCCGGAACCTGGTTCGTGATAACCGCATTGTGTATGGAGGAGGTGCTGCCGAGATCTCTTGTGCTTTGGCAGTTAGTGAAACAGCAgataag TGCCCCTCTTTGGAACAGTATGCTATGAGGGCTTTTGCTGATGCCCTAGAAGTCATTCCCATTGCGCTTTCTGAAAACAGTGGAATGAATCCCATACAGACTATGACTGAAGTGCGAGCTAGGCAAGTGAAAGAAAACAATCCTGCTCTTGGGATCGATTGTTTGCGCAAAGGAACAAATG
- the ATPSCKMT gene encoding ATP synthase subunit C lysine N-methyltransferase isoform X1, whose protein sequence is MRAARYTLSMSKVLQGESHTQGILHMNLDNDNARKRNWGMLVPGIVGGTLVVLYAVVTPFITPALRKICLPFVPATSTQIENVLKMLQYRSGSLVDIGSGDGRIVSYKTLAPLNSCTSNSVIKVIAAAKEGFKAVGYELNPWLVWYSRYRAWREGMHHNAKFYISDLWKVSFSQYTNVVVFGVPQMMPQLEKKLEEELVHNARVVACRFPFPHWMPDHTTGEGIDVVWAYDSKAFKGNLKTCSETLQKMHPL, encoded by the exons ATGCGCGCTGCGAG GTACACTTTGTCAATGTCAAAAGTACTTCAAGGAGAAAGCCATACCCAAGGCATCTTGCATATGAACCTTGATAATGACAATGCAAGAAAAAGAAATTGGGGAATGTTGGTCCCTGGCATTGTTGGTGGCACACTGGTAGTACTGTATGCTGTTGTCACTCCATTCATAACTCCAGCACTGAGAAAAATTTGCCTTCCTTTTGTACCTGCAACTTCAACTCAgattgaaaatgttttgaaaatgttacagtACAGAAGTGGATCTCTGGTTGACATAGGTAGCGGTGATGGACGTATTGTGAGTTATAAAACTCTGGCTCCTCTAAATTCATGTACATCAAACAGTGTTATAAAA gtgATAGCAGCTGCAAAAGAAGGATTCAAAGCTGTTGGTTATGAATTAAATCCCTGGCTAGTCTGGTACTCCAGATACCGTGCTTGGAGAGAAGGGATGCATCATAATGCCAAATTTTATATTTCAGATTTGTGGAAG gttAGCTTTTCCCAGTAtacaaatgttgttgtttttggggTACCTCAAATG ATGCCACAGTTGGAGAAGAAGCTTGAAGAAGAACTTGTTCACAATGCCAGAGTTGTTGCCTGCCGTTTTCCTTTCCCACATTGGATGCCTGATCATACTACTGGAGAAGGAATAGATGTGGTGTGGGCCTATGATTCAAAAGCTTTCAAAGGAAATTTAAAGACATGCTCAGAAACTCTGCAAAAGATGCATCCTTTGTAA
- the ATPSCKMT gene encoding ATP synthase subunit C lysine N-methyltransferase isoform X5, with protein MRAARWDTLLYSAAQPAPGDPPPCVSGGIVHSAAPASVQVPPRGVPACSSESRGIGPSVIAAAKEGFKAVGYELNPWLVWYSRYRAWREGMHHNAKFYISDLWKVSFSQYTNVVVFGVPQMMPQLEKKLEEELVHNARVVACRFPFPHWMPDHTTGEGIDVVWAYDSKAFKGNLKTCSETLQKMHPL; from the exons ATGCGCGCTGCGAGGTGGGATACGCTACTCTACAGTGCTGCGCAGCCTGCCCCGGGCGATCCTCCCCCCTGCGTTTCGGGTGGTATCGTCCACTCCGCGGCTCCTGCTTCCGTCCAAGTCCCCCCACGAGGAGTTCCCGCCTGTTCCTCCGAGTCTCGCGGTATCGGCCCTTCG gtgATAGCAGCTGCAAAAGAAGGATTCAAAGCTGTTGGTTATGAATTAAATCCCTGGCTAGTCTGGTACTCCAGATACCGTGCTTGGAGAGAAGGGATGCATCATAATGCCAAATTTTATATTTCAGATTTGTGGAAG gttAGCTTTTCCCAGTAtacaaatgttgttgtttttggggTACCTCAAATG ATGCCACAGTTGGAGAAGAAGCTTGAAGAAGAACTTGTTCACAATGCCAGAGTTGTTGCCTGCCGTTTTCCTTTCCCACATTGGATGCCTGATCATACTACTGGAGAAGGAATAGATGTGGTGTGGGCCTATGATTCAAAAGCTTTCAAAGGAAATTTAAAGACATGCTCAGAAACTCTGCAAAAGATGCATCCTTTGTAA
- the ATPSCKMT gene encoding ATP synthase subunit C lysine N-methyltransferase isoform X3, with product MRAARYTLSMSKVLQGESHTQGILHMNLDNDNARKRNWGMLVPGIVGGTLVVLYAVVTPFITPALRKICLPFVPATSTQIENVLKMLQYRSGSLVDIGSGDGRIVIAAAKEGFKAVGYELNPWLVWYSRYRAWREGMHHNAKFYISDLWKVSFSQYTNVVVFGVPQMMPQLEKKLEEELVHNARVVACRFPFPHWMPDHTTGEGIDVVWAYDSKAFKGNLKTCSETLQKMHPL from the exons ATGCGCGCTGCGAG GTACACTTTGTCAATGTCAAAAGTACTTCAAGGAGAAAGCCATACCCAAGGCATCTTGCATATGAACCTTGATAATGACAATGCAAGAAAAAGAAATTGGGGAATGTTGGTCCCTGGCATTGTTGGTGGCACACTGGTAGTACTGTATGCTGTTGTCACTCCATTCATAACTCCAGCACTGAGAAAAATTTGCCTTCCTTTTGTACCTGCAACTTCAACTCAgattgaaaatgttttgaaaatgttacagtACAGAAGTGGATCTCTGGTTGACATAGGTAGCGGTGATGGACGTATT gtgATAGCAGCTGCAAAAGAAGGATTCAAAGCTGTTGGTTATGAATTAAATCCCTGGCTAGTCTGGTACTCCAGATACCGTGCTTGGAGAGAAGGGATGCATCATAATGCCAAATTTTATATTTCAGATTTGTGGAAG gttAGCTTTTCCCAGTAtacaaatgttgttgtttttggggTACCTCAAATG ATGCCACAGTTGGAGAAGAAGCTTGAAGAAGAACTTGTTCACAATGCCAGAGTTGTTGCCTGCCGTTTTCCTTTCCCACATTGGATGCCTGATCATACTACTGGAGAAGGAATAGATGTGGTGTGGGCCTATGATTCAAAAGCTTTCAAAGGAAATTTAAAGACATGCTCAGAAACTCTGCAAAAGATGCATCCTTTGTAA
- the ATPSCKMT gene encoding ATP synthase subunit C lysine N-methyltransferase isoform X4 gives MRAARYTLSMSKVLQGESHTQGILHMNLDNDNARKRNWGMLVPGIVGGTLVVLYAVVTPFITPALRKICLPFVPATSTQIENVLKMLQYRSGSLVDIGSGDGRIVIAAAKEGFKAVGYELNPWLVWYSRYRAWREGMHHNAKFYISDLWKMPQLEKKLEEELVHNARVVACRFPFPHWMPDHTTGEGIDVVWAYDSKAFKGNLKTCSETLQKMHPL, from the exons ATGCGCGCTGCGAG GTACACTTTGTCAATGTCAAAAGTACTTCAAGGAGAAAGCCATACCCAAGGCATCTTGCATATGAACCTTGATAATGACAATGCAAGAAAAAGAAATTGGGGAATGTTGGTCCCTGGCATTGTTGGTGGCACACTGGTAGTACTGTATGCTGTTGTCACTCCATTCATAACTCCAGCACTGAGAAAAATTTGCCTTCCTTTTGTACCTGCAACTTCAACTCAgattgaaaatgttttgaaaatgttacagtACAGAAGTGGATCTCTGGTTGACATAGGTAGCGGTGATGGACGTATT gtgATAGCAGCTGCAAAAGAAGGATTCAAAGCTGTTGGTTATGAATTAAATCCCTGGCTAGTCTGGTACTCCAGATACCGTGCTTGGAGAGAAGGGATGCATCATAATGCCAAATTTTATATTTCAGATTTGTGGAAG ATGCCACAGTTGGAGAAGAAGCTTGAAGAAGAACTTGTTCACAATGCCAGAGTTGTTGCCTGCCGTTTTCCTTTCCCACATTGGATGCCTGATCATACTACTGGAGAAGGAATAGATGTGGTGTGGGCCTATGATTCAAAAGCTTTCAAAGGAAATTTAAAGACATGCTCAGAAACTCTGCAAAAGATGCATCCTTTGTAA
- the ATPSCKMT gene encoding ATP synthase subunit C lysine N-methyltransferase isoform X2, which produces MSKVLQGESHTQGILHMNLDNDNARKRNWGMLVPGIVGGTLVVLYAVVTPFITPALRKICLPFVPATSTQIENVLKMLQYRSGSLVDIGSGDGRIVSYKTLAPLNSCTSNSVIKVIAAAKEGFKAVGYELNPWLVWYSRYRAWREGMHHNAKFYISDLWKVSFSQYTNVVVFGVPQMMPQLEKKLEEELVHNARVVACRFPFPHWMPDHTTGEGIDVVWAYDSKAFKGNLKTCSETLQKMHPL; this is translated from the exons ATGTCAAAAGTACTTCAAGGAGAAAGCCATACCCAAGGCATCTTGCATATGAACCTTGATAATGACAATGCAAGAAAAAGAAATTGGGGAATGTTGGTCCCTGGCATTGTTGGTGGCACACTGGTAGTACTGTATGCTGTTGTCACTCCATTCATAACTCCAGCACTGAGAAAAATTTGCCTTCCTTTTGTACCTGCAACTTCAACTCAgattgaaaatgttttgaaaatgttacagtACAGAAGTGGATCTCTGGTTGACATAGGTAGCGGTGATGGACGTATTGTGAGTTATAAAACTCTGGCTCCTCTAAATTCATGTACATCAAACAGTGTTATAAAA gtgATAGCAGCTGCAAAAGAAGGATTCAAAGCTGTTGGTTATGAATTAAATCCCTGGCTAGTCTGGTACTCCAGATACCGTGCTTGGAGAGAAGGGATGCATCATAATGCCAAATTTTATATTTCAGATTTGTGGAAG gttAGCTTTTCCCAGTAtacaaatgttgttgtttttggggTACCTCAAATG ATGCCACAGTTGGAGAAGAAGCTTGAAGAAGAACTTGTTCACAATGCCAGAGTTGTTGCCTGCCGTTTTCCTTTCCCACATTGGATGCCTGATCATACTACTGGAGAAGGAATAGATGTGGTGTGGGCCTATGATTCAAAAGCTTTCAAAGGAAATTTAAAGACATGCTCAGAAACTCTGCAAAAGATGCATCCTTTGTAA